A portion of the Burkholderia pseudomultivorans genome contains these proteins:
- a CDS encoding lytic transglycosylase domain-containing protein, translating to MNRRFASIVWIAAGAWFASASAHADCFDEAAKYQKVNPLILRAIAWQESRNRPTALNKNTNGSVDYGLMQINSIHLPTLSRYGIDRDTLMEPCKNVYIAAWHLRQKMNRYGNTWQAVGAYHSETPSLRDKYARQIADILSQWKLLPPQ from the coding sequence ATGAACAGACGGTTCGCTTCGATCGTGTGGATCGCCGCCGGCGCGTGGTTCGCCAGCGCGAGCGCGCACGCCGATTGTTTCGACGAAGCCGCGAAATACCAGAAGGTCAATCCGTTGATCCTGCGTGCGATCGCATGGCAGGAGTCGCGCAACCGGCCCACCGCGCTGAACAAGAATACGAACGGCTCGGTCGACTACGGCCTCATGCAGATCAATTCGATCCACCTGCCGACGCTGTCGCGCTACGGAATCGACCGCGATACGCTGATGGAGCCGTGCAAGAACGTCTATATTGCAGCGTGGCACCTGCGCCAGAAGATGAACCGGTACGGCAACACGTGGCAGGCCGTCGGCGCCTACCATTCGGAAACGCCGTCGCTGCGCGACAAATACGCGCGGCAGATCGCCGACATCCTGTCGCAGTGGAAGCTGCTGCCGCCGCAGTAA
- a CDS encoding GTP-binding protein, producing the protein MNPAMNQPLPVTVLSGFLGAGKTTLLNHILANRAGLKVAVIVNDLAAVNIDASIVRDAQALSHVEERLVEMSNGCICCTLRDDLLVEIRQLAAEGRFDAILIESTGIAEPMPIAETFTFVDDDGTSLGETARLDTLVTVVDAFNFLRDYGSDDALATRGIAASEEDDRTLVELLIEQIEFCDVLVINKADLVGADELARLQRILARLNPRAHQVVSTFGNVPLGEVLNTGRFDFDEAANAPGWLASLEQGHDHDRAPGDAHHHAHVHGEADEFGIGNFVYRARRPFHPARLWALLHQEWPGVLRSKGFFWLATRNDIAGSLSQAGGVCRHGPAGLWWAAQDRAEWPDDDELLAEIRAEWQGDLDDRSVGDRRQELVLIGIGLDTDAWRAKLDACLLTDAEFALGATGWAAFDDPFPAWDVDGHDDEDPGDAQIVHV; encoded by the coding sequence ATGAATCCGGCAATGAACCAGCCGTTGCCCGTCACCGTGCTGTCCGGCTTCCTCGGCGCCGGCAAGACCACGCTGCTCAACCACATCCTCGCGAATCGCGCGGGCCTGAAGGTCGCGGTGATCGTCAACGATCTCGCGGCGGTCAACATCGACGCGTCGATCGTGCGCGACGCGCAGGCGCTGTCGCATGTCGAGGAGCGTCTCGTCGAGATGTCGAACGGCTGCATCTGCTGCACGCTGCGCGACGACCTGCTCGTCGAGATCCGCCAGCTCGCGGCCGAGGGCCGCTTCGATGCAATCCTGATCGAATCGACCGGTATCGCGGAGCCGATGCCGATCGCCGAGACTTTCACGTTCGTCGACGACGACGGCACGTCGCTCGGCGAAACCGCGCGGCTCGACACGCTCGTCACCGTGGTCGACGCGTTCAACTTCCTGCGCGACTACGGCTCCGACGACGCGCTCGCGACGCGCGGCATCGCCGCGTCGGAGGAGGACGACCGCACGCTCGTCGAGCTGCTGATCGAGCAGATCGAATTCTGCGACGTGCTGGTGATCAACAAGGCCGACCTCGTCGGCGCGGACGAACTCGCGCGCCTGCAGCGCATCCTCGCGCGGCTCAACCCGCGCGCGCACCAGGTCGTGTCGACCTTCGGCAACGTGCCGCTCGGCGAAGTGCTGAACACCGGCCGCTTCGATTTCGACGAGGCGGCGAATGCGCCGGGCTGGCTCGCGTCGCTCGAGCAGGGCCACGATCACGATCGCGCGCCGGGCGACGCGCATCATCACGCTCACGTGCACGGCGAAGCCGACGAATTCGGCATCGGCAATTTCGTTTACCGTGCGCGCCGGCCGTTCCATCCGGCCCGGCTGTGGGCGCTGCTGCATCAGGAATGGCCCGGTGTGCTGCGCAGCAAGGGCTTCTTCTGGCTCGCGACGCGCAACGACATCGCGGGCTCGCTGTCGCAGGCGGGCGGCGTATGCCGGCACGGCCCGGCAGGCCTCTGGTGGGCGGCGCAGGATCGCGCGGAATGGCCGGACGACGACGAGCTGCTCGCGGAAATTCGCGCGGAATGGCAAGGCGACCTCGACGACCGGTCGGTCGGCGATCGCCGGCAGGAACTGGTGCTGATCGGCATCGGGCTCGACACCGACGCGTGGCGCGCGAAGCTCGACGCGTGCCTGCTGACCGATGCGGAATTCGCGCTCGGCGCGACCGGATGGGCCGCGTTCGACGATCCGTTCCCCGCGTGGGACGTCGACGGGCACGACGACGAAGACCCGGGCGACGCGCAGATCGTGCACGTGTAA
- a CDS encoding HU family DNA-binding protein → MNKQELIDAVAAQTGASKAQTGETLDTLLEVIKKAVSKGDAVQLIGFGSFGSGKRAARTGRNPKTGETIKIPAAKTVKFTAGKAFKDAVNKR, encoded by the coding sequence ATGAACAAACAGGAACTGATCGACGCCGTCGCCGCCCAAACGGGCGCCAGCAAGGCTCAAACCGGCGAAACGCTGGACACGCTGCTCGAAGTCATCAAGAAGGCCGTGTCGAAGGGTGATGCGGTTCAGCTGATCGGCTTCGGCAGCTTCGGTTCGGGCAAGCGCGCAGCACGTACGGGCCGTAACCCGAAGACGGGCGAAACCATCAAGATCCCGGCAGCCAAGACGGTCAAGTTCACGGCTGGCAAGGCGTTCAAGGACGCCGTCAACAAGCGTTAA
- the mnmC gene encoding bifunctional tRNA (5-methylaminomethyl-2-thiouridine)(34)-methyltransferase MnmD/FAD-dependent 5-carboxymethylaminomethyl-2-thiouridine(34) oxidoreductase MnmC, producing the protein MPDRLVPATLAFRDDGTLVSPAYGDIYHSAAGALAQARHVFIAGNGLPARWQQRRTFTIVETGFGTGCNFLATWAAWRDDPARCERLHFVSVEKHPFSREDLRRAASHIVADTTISASATALADAWPTLVPGVHRLEFDAGRVVLTLAFGDALELLPKLVARADAFYLDGFAPSKNADLWSVEVFRALARLAGDGASFATYSSSGVVKQALDDAGFAYRKVEGFAGKRAMLVGEYAPRWRMRRHEPPRALPVAARRAIVIGAGLAGCAVVERLAARGWNITLIERHERIASEASGNPAGVFHPLMTRDDNVASRLTRSGFLHALARWRALEQAGHAFARSTHGMVHLAESADDFTRMRDAFEALGAPSDYATLLDEGAARAYLQLPVAHGGLLFPQGGAVWPAALSDAQCAAAGERVQLLTRTEVARLERRDDMWHALDAAGNTLAHAPVVVLANAGDAVRLAGLRHVALQPVRGQLTLLPPGSAAPLPCPAIGDGYAVPLDDGSLLIGATFEPDDTDPALRAAGHAENLDRVRRLLPGLLREVPQSDALRGRVAFRWVAGDRLPLIGPLADEAQAVENARALSGAKARDLPRMTGLYGAFGYGSRGLVWAALGAELIASQLEGEPWPLERELADAVDPARFLIRALRARQVNAAD; encoded by the coding sequence ATGCCAGACCGACTTGTTCCCGCCACGCTCGCGTTTCGCGACGACGGCACCCTCGTGTCGCCCGCGTACGGCGACATCTATCACAGCGCCGCCGGCGCGCTCGCACAGGCCAGGCACGTGTTCATCGCCGGCAACGGGCTGCCGGCGCGCTGGCAGCAGCGCCGCACGTTCACGATCGTGGAGACCGGCTTCGGCACCGGCTGCAACTTCCTCGCGACGTGGGCCGCGTGGCGCGACGATCCCGCGCGCTGCGAGCGGCTGCATTTCGTGTCGGTCGAAAAGCATCCGTTCTCGCGCGAGGACCTGCGCCGCGCCGCTTCCCATATCGTTGCGGACACAACCATATCGGCGAGTGCCACGGCGCTCGCGGATGCCTGGCCGACGCTCGTGCCGGGCGTGCACCGGCTCGAGTTCGACGCAGGGCGCGTGGTGCTCACGCTCGCGTTCGGCGATGCGCTCGAGCTGTTGCCGAAGCTCGTCGCGCGCGCGGACGCGTTCTATCTCGACGGCTTCGCGCCGTCGAAGAATGCCGATCTGTGGTCGGTCGAGGTGTTTCGCGCGCTCGCGCGCCTTGCCGGCGATGGCGCGAGTTTCGCCACCTATTCGAGCTCGGGCGTCGTCAAGCAGGCACTCGATGACGCGGGCTTCGCGTATCGCAAGGTCGAGGGCTTCGCGGGCAAGCGCGCGATGCTCGTCGGCGAATACGCGCCGCGCTGGCGAATGCGCCGGCACGAACCGCCGCGCGCGCTGCCGGTCGCCGCGCGCCGCGCGATCGTGATCGGCGCCGGCCTGGCCGGCTGCGCGGTGGTCGAACGGCTCGCCGCGCGCGGCTGGAACATCACGCTGATCGAGCGGCACGAACGGATCGCGAGCGAAGCGTCGGGCAATCCGGCCGGCGTGTTCCACCCGCTGATGACGCGCGACGACAACGTCGCGAGCCGGCTCACGCGCAGCGGCTTCCTGCATGCGCTCGCGCGCTGGCGCGCGCTCGAGCAGGCCGGTCACGCATTCGCGCGCAGCACGCACGGGATGGTGCATCTCGCGGAATCGGCCGACGACTTCACACGGATGCGCGACGCGTTCGAAGCGCTCGGCGCGCCATCCGACTATGCGACGCTGCTCGACGAAGGCGCCGCACGCGCGTATCTGCAACTGCCGGTCGCGCACGGCGGGCTGCTGTTTCCGCAGGGCGGCGCCGTATGGCCGGCCGCGCTTTCCGATGCGCAATGCGCGGCGGCCGGCGAACGCGTGCAGCTGCTGACGCGCACCGAAGTCGCGCGGCTCGAGCGCCGCGACGACATGTGGCACGCGCTCGACGCCGCGGGAAACACGCTCGCACATGCGCCCGTCGTCGTGCTCGCGAACGCGGGCGACGCGGTGCGTCTCGCGGGCCTGCGGCATGTCGCGCTGCAGCCGGTGCGCGGCCAGCTCACGCTGTTGCCGCCGGGCAGTGCGGCGCCGCTGCCGTGCCCCGCGATCGGCGACGGCTACGCGGTACCGCTCGACGACGGCTCGCTGCTGATCGGCGCGACGTTCGAACCCGACGACACCGATCCCGCGCTGCGCGCGGCCGGCCACGCGGAAAACCTCGACCGCGTGCGCCGCCTGCTGCCGGGCCTGCTTCGCGAGGTGCCGCAATCCGACGCGCTGCGCGGCCGCGTCGCGTTCCGCTGGGTCGCCGGCGATCGGCTGCCGCTGATCGGCCCGCTCGCCGACGAAGCGCAGGCGGTTGAAAACGCGCGCGCGCTGAGCGGCGCCAAGGCGCGCGACCTGCCGCGCATGACGGGGCTCTACGGCGCATTCGGTTACGGGTCGCGCGGCCTCGTATGGGCCGCGCTCGGCGCCGAGCTGATCGCGTCGCAACTCGAAGGCGAACCGTGGCCGCTCGAACGCGAGCTCGCCGATGCCGTCGATCCGGCACGTTTTTTGATCCGCGCGCTGCGCGCCCGCCAGGTGAACGCGGCCGACTGA
- a CDS encoding cation:proton antiporter, whose protein sequence is MKSAFSFLPNWPLAPDAVFWAGLALFAAGLCGELCYRAWRLPRITGYAVIGLIAGSFGFGVIDASTDETSRLLIDVALGLLLFELGSRLDLRWIRRNPWLIASSLAEATLTFVLVLFAMLALGVSGMVALVLAAIAIATSPSMVIQLKTELRAEGQVSQRLITLTALNSVYAVVLTKLVTSWLHQEAYGNVFATILQPVYLLVGSFIVAYLVARSCNYLFRHMTSTMRDEHSFVALFGLVMLAIAVAQALKLSTLLTLLLAGIIVKNLEARPQLWPEHFGTAGWLLTVILFVLTLTSFTWGDIAIGGLLAIALIVTRVVAKLAGVVAFAKPSGIGMKQGVALGIALTPMSALSYLLVDDTYQLYPNFDPHLRAIVMCTIVILQLVGPFLVYRCLSAVGERSDSN, encoded by the coding sequence ATGAAGTCGGCGTTCTCATTCCTGCCCAACTGGCCGCTCGCGCCGGATGCCGTGTTCTGGGCCGGGCTCGCGTTGTTCGCGGCCGGCCTGTGTGGCGAGCTGTGCTATCGCGCGTGGCGGCTGCCGCGCATCACCGGCTACGCGGTGATCGGCCTGATCGCCGGTTCGTTCGGCTTCGGCGTGATCGACGCGAGCACCGACGAAACCTCGCGGCTGCTGATCGACGTCGCGCTCGGCCTGCTGCTGTTCGAACTCGGCAGCCGCCTCGACCTGCGCTGGATTCGCCGCAATCCCTGGCTGATCGCATCGAGCCTCGCGGAAGCGACGCTGACCTTCGTGCTCGTGCTGTTCGCGATGCTCGCGCTCGGCGTGTCGGGAATGGTCGCGCTCGTGCTGGCGGCGATCGCGATCGCGACGTCGCCGTCGATGGTGATCCAGCTCAAGACCGAGCTGCGCGCGGAAGGGCAGGTGTCGCAGCGGCTGATCACGCTGACCGCGCTGAACAGCGTGTACGCGGTCGTGCTGACCAAGCTCGTGACGAGCTGGCTGCACCAGGAAGCGTACGGCAACGTGTTCGCGACGATCCTGCAGCCGGTCTACCTGCTCGTCGGGTCGTTCATCGTCGCGTACCTCGTCGCGCGTTCGTGCAACTACCTGTTCCGCCACATGACCTCGACGATGCGAGACGAGCATTCGTTCGTCGCGCTGTTCGGGCTCGTGATGCTCGCGATCGCGGTCGCGCAGGCGCTGAAGCTGTCGACGCTGCTCACGCTGCTGCTCGCCGGCATCATCGTGAAGAACCTCGAAGCGCGTCCGCAGCTGTGGCCCGAGCATTTCGGCACGGCCGGCTGGCTGCTGACGGTGATCCTGTTCGTGCTGACGCTCACGTCGTTCACGTGGGGCGACATCGCGATCGGCGGCTTGCTCGCGATCGCGCTGATCGTCACGCGGGTCGTCGCGAAGCTCGCCGGCGTGGTCGCGTTCGCGAAGCCGAGCGGCATCGGGATGAAGCAGGGCGTCGCGCTCGGCATCGCGCTCACGCCGATGTCCGCGCTGTCCTATCTGCTCGTCGACGACACCTACCAGCTCTATCCGAATTTCGATCCGCACCTGCGCGCGATCGTGATGTGCACGATCGTGATCCTGCAGCTCGTCGGCCCGTTCCTCGTCTACCGATGCCTGTCGGCGGTCGGTGAACGCAGCGACAGCAACTGA
- a CDS encoding YbdK family carboxylate-amine ligase, with the protein MALETFVNSEPFTFGVELEIQVVNTHNYDLTKAASDLMRLIQGEKFPGNITPEITESMIELSTGICHSHEQALGELHAIRDVLVKAADQLNVGLAGGGTHAFQQWSDRQIYDAPRFQYLSELYGYLAKQFTVFGQHVHIGCPDPDSALFLLHSMSRFIPHFIALSASSPFVQNVDTGFHSARLNSVFAFPLSGRAPFALTWSGFEEYFMKMVNTGVVNSMKDFYWDIRPKPGYGTIEVRVMDTPLSVDRAAAIACYIQTLARYLLTDRPLKLSEDDYLVYTFNRFEACRFGLEGTCVNPQTGERRTIAEDILDTLDRIAPHAAALGSRAALDEIGALAKARVNDASWLRTVFKQEKSLNETVRQQCLRWRE; encoded by the coding sequence ATGGCACTCGAAACCTTCGTCAATTCCGAGCCGTTCACGTTCGGCGTCGAACTGGAAATCCAGGTCGTCAACACGCACAACTACGACCTGACCAAGGCCGCATCCGACCTGATGCGGCTGATCCAGGGCGAGAAATTCCCCGGCAACATCACGCCGGAAATCACCGAGAGCATGATCGAGCTGTCGACCGGCATCTGCCATTCGCACGAGCAGGCGCTCGGCGAACTGCATGCGATCCGCGACGTGCTCGTGAAGGCGGCCGACCAGCTCAACGTCGGGCTGGCCGGCGGCGGCACGCACGCGTTCCAGCAATGGAGCGACCGGCAGATCTACGACGCGCCGCGCTTCCAGTACCTGTCCGAGCTGTACGGCTATCTCGCGAAACAGTTCACCGTGTTCGGCCAGCACGTGCACATCGGCTGTCCCGATCCGGACAGCGCGCTGTTCCTGCTGCACTCGATGTCGCGCTTCATCCCGCACTTCATCGCGCTGTCCGCGTCGTCGCCGTTCGTGCAGAACGTCGACACCGGCTTCCATTCGGCGCGGCTCAATTCGGTCTTCGCGTTTCCGCTGTCGGGCCGCGCGCCGTTCGCGCTGACCTGGAGCGGCTTCGAGGAATACTTCATGAAGATGGTCAACACGGGCGTGGTCAACTCGATGAAGGACTTCTACTGGGACATCCGTCCGAAGCCCGGCTACGGGACGATCGAGGTGCGCGTGATGGATACGCCGCTGTCGGTCGACCGCGCGGCCGCGATTGCCTGCTACATCCAGACGCTCGCGCGCTATCTGCTCACCGACCGGCCGCTGAAGCTGTCCGAGGACGACTACCTGGTCTACACGTTCAACCGTTTCGAAGCGTGCCGCTTCGGGCTCGAGGGCACCTGCGTGAATCCTCAGACGGGCGAGCGCCGCACGATCGCCGAGGACATCCTCGACACGCTCGACCGGATCGCGCCGCACGCGGCCGCGCTCGGTTCGCGCGCGGCGCTCGACGAGATCGGCGCGCTCGCGAAGGCGCGCGTGAACGACGCGTCGTGGCTGCGAACCGTTTTCAAGCAGGAGAAATCGCTGAACGAGACGGTTCGACAACAGTGCCTGCGTTGGCGCGAGTGA
- a CDS encoding MarR family winged helix-turn-helix transcriptional regulator, producing MSEGVYGNQAAGRVTHSLLRLSTAMRSQAWDWAEGAGLTPTQGEILVLLLQRKGPMRLGEIARETQLTAATTSDAVSTLETKGLVEKRRALDDGRALAVRLSARGRTAAKKALQWPEFLTKSVGKLGADEQSALYRTLLKTLRELQVAGVTPPQRMCLTCTHFQPAKPSKKAAHHCAALALTLADSDLRLDCSVHEEADVATQKKTWKIFAG from the coding sequence ATGAGCGAAGGCGTTTACGGGAATCAGGCTGCAGGTCGTGTGACCCACAGCTTGCTGCGATTGAGTACGGCCATGCGAAGCCAGGCATGGGATTGGGCGGAAGGCGCGGGCCTGACGCCGACGCAGGGCGAAATCCTCGTGCTGCTGCTGCAGCGCAAGGGCCCGATGCGGCTCGGCGAGATCGCGCGCGAGACGCAGCTCACCGCAGCGACCACGAGCGATGCGGTCAGCACGCTCGAGACGAAGGGGCTCGTCGAGAAGCGTCGTGCGCTCGACGACGGTCGCGCGCTCGCCGTGCGCCTGTCGGCGCGCGGTCGTACCGCGGCGAAGAAGGCGCTGCAATGGCCGGAATTCCTGACCAAATCGGTCGGCAAGCTCGGCGCGGACGAGCAGAGCGCGCTCTATCGCACGCTGCTGAAGACGCTGCGCGAGCTGCAGGTGGCCGGCGTGACGCCGCCGCAGCGCATGTGCCTGACGTGCACGCACTTCCAGCCGGCCAAGCCGTCGAAGAAGGCGGCGCACCACTGCGCGGCGCTTGCGCTGACGCTCGCCGACAGCGATCTGCGTCTCGACTGTTCGGTGCACGAAGAGGCCGACGTGGCGACGCAGAAGAAGACCTGGAAGATTTTCGCCGGCTGA
- a CDS encoding glutamine amidotransferase — MNAEVVAIRHVHFEDLGSFEQVLGERGRRVRYVDVGSSRVEVLDVLQPSLLVVLGGPISVVDDAQYPTIAPLAALVKQRIDAGLPILGICLGAQFIARALGARVYPAAQKELGWAPLALTDAGRASPLRHLDGAATSMLHWHGDTFDLPGGAIHLAATPACRHQAFAWGQHVLALQCHPEILADHFEPWLIGNAGEIASTPGIDACRLRADTAQYGPALEAAARTMFGEWLDSVGL, encoded by the coding sequence ATGAACGCTGAAGTCGTGGCGATCCGCCACGTGCATTTCGAGGACCTCGGCAGCTTCGAGCAGGTGCTCGGCGAACGGGGCCGGCGAGTGCGCTACGTCGACGTCGGGTCGTCGCGGGTCGAGGTGCTCGACGTGCTCCAGCCTTCGCTGCTCGTCGTGCTCGGCGGCCCGATCAGCGTGGTCGACGATGCGCAGTATCCGACGATCGCGCCGCTCGCGGCGCTCGTGAAGCAGCGCATCGACGCCGGACTGCCGATCCTCGGCATCTGCCTCGGCGCGCAGTTCATCGCCCGCGCGCTCGGCGCGCGCGTCTATCCGGCCGCGCAGAAGGAACTCGGCTGGGCGCCGCTGGCGCTCACCGACGCGGGCCGCGCGTCGCCGCTGCGCCATCTCGACGGTGCGGCGACGTCGATGCTGCACTGGCATGGCGACACGTTCGACCTGCCGGGCGGTGCGATCCATCTCGCAGCGACGCCGGCCTGTCGCCACCAGGCGTTCGCGTGGGGTCAGCATGTGCTGGCGCTGCAATGCCATCCGGAGATCCTCGCGGATCATTTCGAACCCTGGCTGATCGGGAATGCCGGCGAGATCGCGTCGACGCCCGGCATCGACGCGTGCCGGCTGCGCGCCGATACCGCACAGTACGGCCCGGCGCTGGAAGCGGCGGCGCGAACGATGTTCGGCGAATGGCTCGATAGCGTCGGGCTCTGA
- a CDS encoding NADH:flavin oxidoreductase/NADH oxidase, giving the protein MTALFSPFTLRGVTLPNRIVISPMCQYSAERGEATDWHMIHLGHLALSGAGLLCIEATAVEPDGRITAGDLGLWDDVTEAALKPVLAAIRKHAPIPVAMQLSHAGRKASSAVPWQGGQLVSVADGGWLPHAPSAVPHKDGETPPLALDTAGLNRIRDAFAAAAKRAARLGIDAVEVHAAHGYLLHQFLSPLANQRTDAYGGSRENRMRFPLEIFETVRAAFPDDRPVGVRVSATDWVEGGWELDDTIAFAHELKRRGCDWIDVSSGGVSPLQKIPLSPGYQVPFAQAVKRAVDMPTIAVGLINEPAHANRLVEAGDADFVAMARAMLYDPRWPWHAAAELGAQVTAPPQYWRSQPREHKTLFGDIAFGQR; this is encoded by the coding sequence ATGACTGCGCTGTTTTCACCGTTCACGCTGCGCGGCGTGACCCTTCCGAACCGGATCGTGATTTCCCCGATGTGCCAGTACTCCGCCGAGCGCGGCGAGGCGACCGACTGGCACATGATTCATCTCGGCCATCTTGCGCTGTCGGGCGCGGGCCTGCTGTGCATCGAGGCGACCGCGGTCGAGCCCGACGGGCGCATCACGGCCGGCGACCTCGGCCTGTGGGACGACGTGACCGAGGCCGCGCTGAAGCCGGTGCTGGCCGCGATCCGCAAGCATGCGCCGATCCCCGTCGCGATGCAGCTGTCGCACGCGGGGCGCAAGGCGTCGAGCGCGGTGCCGTGGCAGGGCGGCCAGCTCGTCTCCGTCGCCGACGGCGGCTGGCTGCCGCATGCGCCGTCGGCCGTGCCGCACAAGGATGGCGAAACGCCGCCGCTCGCGCTCGATACGGCCGGGCTGAACCGGATCCGCGACGCATTCGCGGCGGCCGCGAAACGCGCGGCGCGGCTCGGCATCGATGCGGTCGAGGTGCATGCGGCGCACGGCTACCTGCTGCACCAGTTCCTGTCGCCGCTCGCGAACCAGCGCACCGACGCGTATGGCGGCTCGCGCGAGAACCGCATGCGCTTTCCGCTGGAGATCTTCGAGACCGTGCGCGCGGCGTTTCCCGACGATCGGCCGGTCGGCGTGCGGGTCTCCGCGACCGACTGGGTCGAAGGCGGCTGGGAGCTCGACGATACGATCGCGTTCGCGCACGAGCTGAAGCGGCGCGGCTGCGACTGGATCGACGTGTCGTCCGGCGGCGTGTCGCCGCTGCAGAAGATTCCGCTGTCGCCCGGCTATCAAGTGCCGTTCGCGCAGGCCGTGAAGCGCGCGGTCGACATGCCGACGATCGCGGTCGGCCTGATCAACGAGCCCGCGCATGCGAACCGGCTTGTCGAGGCCGGCGATGCCGATTTCGTCGCGATGGCGCGCGCGATGCTGTACGACCCGCGCTGGCCCTGGCACGCGGCCGCCGAACTCGGTGCGCAGGTGACGGCGCCGCCGCAGTACTGGCGTTCGCAGCCGCGCGAGCACAAGACGCTGTTCGGCGACATCGCGTTCGGCCAGCGCTGA